A stretch of DNA from Cryptomeria japonica chromosome 4, Sugi_1.0, whole genome shotgun sequence:
CTTTGGGAAATGTAGGTTGAGGGTGTGTATATTTTTATTCCAAAGGGGTGGAATCTAGGAGTGATTTTTGGTGTGCTTTCCACCATACGCtaggttaaacaaaaccatgtgtttAGCCTAGCCTTGAGGAGGAATGAGAGAACAGTCACCTAAGGAGAGTTTTGGAACTAGTACAAGGGTGGTTTTGGTTCATTAGATACCTAAGAAACATGCCCAAGGGGTGACTTATATTCTACAACCTCTTTcttaagtagttgctttggaaaacggacctaattaggcctattaggtctgccaacccagtaggtgcttaggggtgaTGGAGCAAGTTCATAACTCTATCTCTAGGAATTGGATGTAAGTCCCAAAAGGGTACTCCAAAATGTAAATTTTTCCTAGGGTTATTTGAAGGAAATTTGAATTATTTGAGAAATACCATTTAGATAGGGCTATAaggaataggcctaattgggggttCCTCGACCCGGGTGCAGTAGGAAGTCTTCAAACTTGGATGAAAGGCATATGATGAGTGTCCTTGGTAGTTAAATAACCCTAACCCTCCTTAGAAAGTGTTTTGGTTGATTGAGTACATTAGTGTATGTGTAGAACCATAGTTGTGGGTTGAGATAAGCCTTGTTTAGGCTTAGAAGGGTgaattgggtcttcttaccttcttgtttcCCACTCTGCATCAGGTTCTACCTTTTAATGAAATAAAACTCAATATTACAGGTAGTTGGTCTTGCCTAGCCTCTTTTATCTTTCCTTTGTTTTGTAATACATTTTTGTGTCATGATGATTTCCCATCCCTTGTTGAAGCCTTTAAGAAGTGACTTACTTGTAAAATAATATCAAATGAAAGATCATCTGCACTATTTATTAAATTTTCTTCCTTGTTTATAGAATTTTTTTTGAGATaattatgtttggattttgaaataTATGCTTGAAATTTTAGGTCTATTGTCAAGATTTATTATGGAATTGGGCCCTACTTTGCATATTGTTCCACTCTATAGTTTTTTAAGTTATCTTATTTCATTCTATTGTAGTTTGATTTCTTAATGTAAGACTTATATGCAACATGGTCTATCTTCAGCCAATGATGATGATATTAAACATATTAGTGATAAGTATGGCCTATGGTTACTCCTATCCTTTTCATAATAATTGTCAAATTCTTTGATGCATTTTTGGTGGGTTTACAACTTTCCTATTATAGGATGACAAGGGTGGattttggctcctttttttatACTTTTTAGGTCACTACTCATTCTTTTGGATTTGATGTCTATGACTATCTGAATTATGTTAGTAATCATTATTTTGGAAGGAGGAAAACTTATGGGACATCAACTGGGCCAACTAAGTCATTATGATAATATTCACCTAATTTTATAGAGGGTTGGGAGAAAATATTGAAGCTTTTAAGGCAAGCAATTGATAATATGAAAGATTACACACCCAGTTCTTTTTGTATGCAGTAAAAATGGGATGATAAATTAATGCAAAACCAACAAAGATTCaatcacataaaaccctagttctataattaagatccaccatacactaatgaagaacctaaaatatgaaaaatatacaaaatagaaagataataccattcacatgcttattaGGGTTTGATcatcattgtttcctatctccattgatcttgctttgtatggttgctcttagattttgtattgtgcacaaaagctcaacagaGAACAGATTGTAGTTGTGTAGATACTTGATTGCTTGATTGCATGAAAGGTTGCATGAAGATTGATTCACTTGTTAGGGATATGTTCACATTATTTAGGGTTTGGaaaggatgaaaggatcctcttatatagagaataccttagaaatggagggataggattaagaggtgaaagggtaaataatcggctaggattaaagggtaggtatcaaaaatgggaaaatattagagaggtggttagaggcaaattaagagatgaatgacaagtgtgaTGGATggaaaaatataatgaattaattaaataactaaagatctatttaattaatagaataaatgGGACCAATTAGAtaactaaaatatttatttaattttggagaaaggataatttaaataaataaaaaaaattatttaaatcaggagaggctagaagaggataaatgaattaattaaataaataaacaaattttaATTTATAGACggtttaggataaaataattaaataaataaatattaatttaattacgcTAGGACAATTGTAGGTGTCTACACTTTTGAAATTAATTTGGTGAGAATTTTATTCCCTTTAGAATCACCATATGAAGAGCAACTAGAAAGAAATTTACGTCTTCAATGACGAAGGTGATGGGTGATACCTGCCTTAAAATGCTTATTGTTTCAAAAAAATTCGGTGTTAATGGAAGTCATTAAATGATGCCATACAGACTAGAAATTTTACTAGGTGATGAAGTTTTATAATTACATAAATTCTTTGAATTGAAATATATAGGGTTGGTTGTTTAGCATATAACCTCTAGGAGCCAGGTTTAAGCGATAGGGTTTATTGTTGAGGACCTATAGATTTGGGGGTTTAGCTTATAGGCTTTCAGACCTACGACCTCTTTATGGGGTTTACGATTGAGCTCATATAGAGTATAGGGTTTAGGATTGAGGGTATAAggtatagggttaagggtttaaTATATGGCCTCTAGGGCCTAGCTTTGAGGAAAAGGGTTGAGGGTGTAGGATTGACGATTGTGTGTGtacatagggttgagggtttagtatATAACCTCTATAGCCTACATTTTGGGTCACGGGTTGAAGGTTGAGGATATAGGGTTTAAGGTTGAGGGTTTATCATATAGACCTTAGGATCTAGGGTTGAAGGATAGGGTTTATAGGCTTGAGGTTATATGGTTTAGGGTTGAGCGATAGGGTTTATAGGGTTCAGGTTATATGGTGATACTAAATGCAACTAAAAAGCTTGAGGGATGCACACCAACCAATATGCTATGTTTTTCTTAAAAGAAAAAACACTTGTGTATATGAAGTGCATATGATCCTCTTAACcttatccatttttgaaaaactttagtgGTTTAGAAACTAAATTTAGAGTGctacaattcttgttcttttggtatcttGAAATTTTGAGTGCATGAATCTTGAATTACTCTTCCAAGTTAAGGATTAGctgattttggaaaaaaaatgacCACTTTTGAGCCCCTTTTTATCTATCATTTTGGTGCACATACCCAAAGACAACATAAAAGATATGAAGTGTGTGTTTTCACTTCAAATGGCTGAAATTAATCAAAATGTGTTTCAGATTTATTTGAAGAAACACAAGAGCTTAGAGGAAGGGTACTAGTAGTTGCTATAGCTAACTTAACACAACTTAAGCTCCTAAACGATACATGAAGTTTGacaaattttttattgttgttgtatgtgacttaactgcttatcGCTATTGGTTTGGCTTCTAGGCAAAAACACTAATATGTGTGGGATTCattatgcacacaagggtcaaaaagtggttgTTTCAAAGTTTTCTCCCTCACATATTCACTGTTACCTCATTAACTATTCATTTTGACAAACTAAAATTTGTGCACAATTGATCCAGTACCTGTGAACAAATACCCTAATAATCGTACACTATTGGTACCAATAAAATTGCACAATTGTTCTAATAATTAACTTTTTTTTGAGCTATTAGAAATACCAACATACACCCATTGACCCGCTGGATAATTGGTTAGTGGACTTTTTATTACCAAAATCCAATAAATAATAATTGAAACATCGGTGATAACTCGACTGCTTCCCCAAATGCAAAGCAtctcaacaacaattttttttttcctccAAAACCCTTTTAAGAATCATAGTGTTCAGTTCTAGTTACAAATTCGGTCATGTCTCCTCAGATATAAATGTATAGAAATATATAAAACAAACGCTTTCACAATATTGTTAAATGGCAATCAATTTTATCTTACAATAGACGAAGAGTTCAAATAGAATGAGGGCAAGTAAATGACAGGCAATGAATTTATAAAAGTGAACTTAGAGAGTTATTTAAATCTATTTAACAGGCGTAGATTTTTTGAAATTCCAGGCCTCAAAAGTGAAATTAGAGAGTTATTTAAATCGATTTAACAGGCGTGGCTTTTTTGAAATCGCAGGCCTCCCCAGATACAACGATTTCAAGACTAAATTAGTACGTTTTTCAAATCGACTTTCGCCATTTCCCTGGTTTAAgcttcatcaaaattcaaattaaaacaacaaataaaaaatttaacaGGTACTTAATAATTTGTTGACAGTATCGGAAGTACTTATTAGCATTCTAACGCAATATTCATCTAAAAAGATTCATCATTGTAATATAAAActattatataccataaaaatatgatAATACATAGAGAAGCCGCGGCTTCTACTATTCACTGATAACAACATTTCCAAGGAATCCATGTCTCCCATCAACAACGAAACCAACATGTAGTAGGTAATACTACTATGCATAACTAATCTAAACCATCTCTCCTTTACTTACTATATATTATTTGCGGGCTTACTATCTGCAGCCTGGCTAAAGTCTGTACGACTGGTATTACACACATATGCATGATATGGAAATGTAAAGTGAGTAAAAACGGAATTGAGAGCGTACAAAATATCTAATGAGTAGGATGAGGTGGAGGAGACTTATGCATGAGAGGAGGATTTTAATGTCCATGCTTTGGTGGGGGCTTTACTAGTGGCTTGGGAGGAGATTTCTTCAAGGGAGGATGGGGTTGGCCATGGGGATTGAAGATGGGGGAACCTGGCTTGTCAAATGGAGGATGAGGTTTTTCATGGGAGAAAGAAGTGGGGTGTTCGTTGATGGTACGAGGAAGCACCTTACCATGCACTGGTGGAGGCTTGGGAATGAGGGGTAATTTCACTTTGGGAAGGGGAGGAGATTGATGAGCATTAGGGGGAGAAGAGAAGTGACCATCTTTCATGGGAGGTTTCTTTGCAAATGGAGCCTTGTGAAGTGGAGGTGGTTTTGGAATAAATGGAGATGCGGGGTGTGGTTGTGGCTTTGGAAGTGGAGGAGGCTGAGCACCTTTCATCGGAGGCTTCTTCTCAAATGGGGGCTTGTGAAGGGGTGGGGGCTTTGGAACAAAGGGAGAATGATGGTGTGGTTGTGGTTTCTGAGGTGGCGGGGGAAGTGTAGGAGGGTGAGTTCCTGGTAAAGGCTTTCCATTGTGGTGGAAGGGAGGCAATGGTCTCTCCGATGAACACACGGACACAAATGCGAACAAGACGATAAGTAAAAGGGAATGATGAAGAGCCATCGCCATTGTTGGTGGTGAATTGAAATGGTGCAAGGGTTGAAGAGTATTTATACACAACCAAGTGAAAGCAAGGTAAGTAGAAAGTTCCAACACGTGCTACTGTTGATTCTCAACTGCTTCATTTTATCTCTCTCGGTCCACAATAAACAAATTAAAAGAAC
This window harbors:
- the LOC131047718 gene encoding early nodulin-75-like; this translates as MAMALHHSLLLIVLFAFVSVCSSERPLPPFHHNGKPLPGTHPPTLPPPPQKPQPHHHSPFVPKPPPLHKPPFEKKPPMKGAQPPPLPKPQPHPASPFIPKPPPLHKAPFAKKPPMKDGHFSSPPNAHQSPPLPKVKLPLIPKPPPVHGKVLPRTINEHPTSFSHEKPHPPFDKPGSPIFNPHGQPHPPLKKSPPKPLVKPPPKHGH